The Cyanobacteria bacterium QS_8_64_29 genome contains a region encoding:
- a CDS encoding twitching motility protein PilT: MAQISHGTDRSSLPLSIPVLLGALSMLNNAQRKQLEQHWELDCSYGVKGLARFRVNVYKERGCHAATLRALSSKIPSFEQLGLPEVVWEMASKPRGLVLVTGQTGSGKTTTLAAILDAINRHRAEHILTLEDSIEYVFTNRQSLFHQRQKGEDTQSFGNALRAALHEDPDIILVGELRDLETISLAVSAAETGHLVLGTLHTSSAAGTVDRMVDVFPAEQQAQIRAQLSGSLNAVFSQCLPRKQNPGPNEFGRALAQEIMVVTPEIANLIREGKTAQIYSAIQTELKLGMQTMEQSLARHVNSGAISLEEAQTNSSKPDELLRLTGEGSAAQPASARR, encoded by the coding sequence ATGGCACAGATTAGCCATGGCACAGATCGGAGCTCTCTACCCCTATCTATACCAGTTTTGTTAGGCGCTCTTAGCATGCTCAACAACGCCCAGCGCAAGCAGCTGGAGCAGCACTGGGAGCTCGATTGCTCCTACGGGGTCAAGGGGTTGGCCCGCTTTCGGGTCAACGTTTACAAGGAGCGCGGCTGCCACGCGGCAACGCTGCGGGCGCTATCGTCTAAAATTCCCAGCTTCGAGCAGTTGGGGCTGCCCGAGGTTGTCTGGGAGATGGCTAGCAAGCCGCGCGGTCTGGTGCTGGTGACCGGCCAGACCGGTTCGGGCAAAACCACCACCCTCGCGGCCATCCTAGATGCCATCAACCGCCACCGTGCCGAGCACATCCTGACGTTGGAAGACTCCATCGAGTACGTGTTCACCAACCGCCAAAGCCTGTTCCACCAGCGGCAGAAAGGCGAGGACACCCAAAGCTTTGGCAACGCCCTCCGGGCTGCGCTGCACGAGGATCCCGACATTATCCTGGTGGGCGAGCTGCGCGATTTGGAGACAATCTCGCTGGCGGTCTCGGCCGCCGAGACCGGGCACTTAGTCTTGGGCACGCTCCACACCAGCTCGGCGGCCGGCACGGTCGATCGCATGGTGGATGTCTTCCCTGCCGAGCAGCAGGCCCAAATCCGCGCCCAGCTCTCAGGCTCGCTCAACGCCGTCTTCAGCCAGTGCCTGCCGCGCAAGCAAAACCCGGGACCCAACGAATTCGGCCGCGCCTTGGCCCAAGAAATCATGGTGGTGACTCCCGAGATCGCCAACCTCATCCGCGAGGGCAAAACGGCCCAGATTTACTCCGCCATCCAAACTGAGCTCAAACTGGGCATGCAGACCATGGAGCAGTCGCTGGCCCGCCACGTCAACAGCGGCGCCATCTCGCTGGAGGAGGCGCAAACCAACAGCAGCAAGCCGGACGAGCTGCTGCGCCTGACGGGCGAGGGCAGCGCGGCGCAACCGGCCTCAGCCCGGCGCTGA